In Ruminococcaceae bacterium BL-6, a genomic segment contains:
- the secA gene encoding Protein translocase subunit SecA codes for MAKNILAAFFGNYSKRELKRIQPIRDAVLALEDKYKSMSDTELKAQTPALKERLSAGETLDDILPDAFAVCREASARVLDMRHFPVQVVGGIVLHQGRISEMKTGEGKTLVATLPAYLNALSGKGVHIVTVNDYLARRDSEWMGKVYRFLGLTVGLIVHDLDNDARKEAYNADITYGTNNEFGFDYLRDNMVIYKENKVQRGHNFAIVDEVDSILIDEARTPLIISGPGDKSTDLYNVADRFAKSLKMIRVAEVDEKADNDEIYKDYDYVVNEKLKTATLTPSGVRKAEQFFKIDNLTDVDNITIQHHINQAIKANGVMRRDIDYVVKDGEVIIVDEFTGRLMYGRRYNEGLHQAIEAKEGVEVARESKTLATITFQNYFRLYDKLSGMTGTAMTEEEEFREIYKLDVVEIPTNRPMIRKDLPDVVYKTEKAKFNAVIDDIEEHHKNGQPVLVGTISIEKSEELSAMLKRRGVKHEVLNAKYHEKEAEIIAQAGHKGAVTIATNMAGRGTDIMLGGNAEYMAKSEMRRRKCSDEIISESTAYSETQDEEILNARRLFKELNEKYKEQIKAEAEEVKAAGGLYIIGTERHESRRIDNQLRGRSGRQGDPGLSRFYISLEDDLMRLFGGDRIQNMMNTLKVDEDMPIEAGMLTRTIESAQRKVEGRNFAIRKNVLQYDDVLNRQREIIYKQRDQVLDGEDIHAQIVSMIEQAVEANVKRYLPEDQLHDDWDLNGLRDHYMGWLIGENDLKYTPDEMERLEPEFVKDELMKKANELYEKREREFGSEICRELERVILLKNVDVEWMDHIDAMEELQKGIRLRAYGQHDPVVEYRMEGFEMFDAMIATIRENTARMMLTVRLQRKEEPPKREEVAKPTSTNAGGGDGETKNRTVHKGKKIGRNDPCPCGSGKKYKKCCGRNL; via the coding sequence ATGGCGAAAAACATCCTTGCCGCTTTTTTCGGCAACTACAGCAAGCGCGAGCTGAAACGGATCCAGCCGATCCGCGACGCCGTGCTGGCTTTGGAGGACAAATACAAGTCCATGTCCGATACGGAGCTCAAGGCGCAGACTCCCGCTTTAAAGGAACGCCTTTCCGCGGGGGAAACGCTTGACGATATTCTGCCGGACGCTTTCGCCGTCTGCCGGGAGGCTTCCGCCCGCGTTCTGGACATGCGCCATTTCCCCGTTCAGGTTGTCGGCGGCATCGTGCTGCACCAGGGGCGCATCAGCGAGATGAAGACCGGCGAAGGGAAAACGCTGGTTGCGACGCTCCCCGCGTATTTGAACGCGCTTTCAGGCAAGGGCGTCCACATCGTGACGGTCAACGATTACCTGGCGCGCCGCGACTCGGAATGGATGGGCAAGGTCTACCGCTTCCTGGGGCTTACGGTCGGCCTGATCGTGCACGACCTGGACAACGACGCGCGCAAAGAAGCATATAACGCTGACATCACCTACGGCACGAACAACGAGTTCGGATTCGATTATCTGCGCGACAACATGGTGATCTACAAAGAAAACAAGGTTCAGCGCGGCCACAACTTCGCAATCGTCGACGAGGTGGACTCGATCCTGATCGACGAGGCGCGCACCCCGCTGATCATTTCGGGCCCGGGCGACAAATCCACCGATCTTTACAATGTGGCGGACCGTTTCGCCAAATCCCTCAAAATGATCCGCGTCGCGGAAGTGGACGAAAAAGCCGACAACGACGAGATTTACAAGGATTACGACTATGTCGTGAACGAGAAGCTGAAAACCGCCACGCTGACCCCTTCCGGCGTCAGGAAGGCGGAGCAGTTCTTTAAAATAGACAACCTGACCGATGTGGACAACATCACGATCCAGCACCACATCAATCAGGCGATCAAGGCCAACGGCGTGATGCGCAGGGATATCGACTATGTCGTCAAGGACGGCGAGGTCATCATCGTCGACGAATTTACCGGCCGCCTGATGTACGGCCGCCGCTACAACGAGGGGCTTCATCAGGCGATCGAGGCGAAAGAGGGCGTGGAGGTCGCGCGCGAGAGCAAGACCCTTGCGACGATCACGTTCCAGAACTACTTCCGCCTTTACGACAAGCTTTCCGGCATGACCGGCACGGCCATGACCGAAGAGGAGGAGTTCCGCGAAATCTACAAGCTGGATGTCGTCGAGATTCCCACGAACCGCCCGATGATCCGCAAGGATCTGCCGGATGTCGTGTACAAGACCGAAAAGGCGAAGTTCAACGCGGTCATCGACGATATCGAGGAGCACCACAAAAACGGGCAGCCCGTTCTGGTCGGCACGATTTCCATCGAAAAATCCGAAGAGCTCAGCGCGATGCTGAAGCGCCGCGGCGTGAAGCACGAGGTGCTGAACGCGAAGTACCATGAAAAGGAAGCCGAGATCATCGCTCAGGCCGGGCATAAGGGCGCGGTGACGATCGCGACGAACATGGCCGGCCGCGGCACCGATATCATGCTCGGCGGGAACGCCGAGTATATGGCGAAATCCGAAATGCGGCGCAGGAAGTGCAGCGACGAGATCATCAGCGAATCCACCGCTTATTCCGAAACGCAGGATGAGGAGATCCTGAACGCCCGCCGCCTGTTCAAAGAGCTGAACGAGAAATACAAGGAGCAGATCAAGGCCGAGGCGGAGGAGGTCAAGGCCGCCGGCGGGCTTTATATCATCGGCACGGAGCGCCACGAATCCAGAAGAATCGACAATCAGCTGCGCGGGCGCTCCGGGCGCCAGGGCGACCCGGGCCTGAGCCGTTTTTACATCTCGCTCGAGGACGACCTGATGCGCCTGTTCGGCGGCGACCGGATCCAGAACATGATGAACACGCTGAAGGTGGACGAGGACATGCCGATCGAGGCCGGCATGCTGACCAGAACCATCGAGAGCGCGCAGCGCAAGGTGGAGGGCCGCAACTTCGCCATCCGCAAGAACGTGCTCCAATACGACGACGTGCTGAACCGCCAGCGCGAGATCATCTATAAGCAGCGCGACCAGGTGCTGGACGGCGAGGACATCCACGCCCAGATCGTCTCGATGATCGAGCAGGCGGTCGAGGCGAACGTGAAGCGCTATCTGCCCGAGGACCAGCTTCACGACGACTGGGATCTGAACGGCCTGCGCGACCATTACATGGGCTGGCTGATCGGGGAGAACGACCTGAAATACACGCCCGACGAAATGGAGCGGCTGGAGCCGGAGTTTGTCAAGGACGAGCTGATGAAAAAGGCGAACGAGCTTTACGAGAAGCGGGAACGCGAGTTCGGGAGCGAAATCTGCCGCGAGCTGGAGCGCGTGATCCTTCTGAAAAACGTGGATGTCGAGTGGATGGACCACATCGACGCGATGGAGGAGTTGCAGAAGGGAATCCGGCTGCGCGCCTACGGCCAGCACGACCCCGTCGTCGAGTACCGGATGGAAGGCTTCGAGATGTTCGACGCCATGATCGCGACGATCCGCGAAAACACGGCGCGCATGATGCTGACGGTGCGCCTGCAGAGGAAGGAAGAGCCGCCGAAGCGCGAGGAAGTGGCGAAGCCCACCTCGACCAACGCCGGGGGCGGCGACGGCGAAACCAAAAACCGGACGGTGCACAAGGGCAAGAAAATCGGCAGAAACGATCCGTGCCCGTGCGGGAGCGGGAAGAAATACAAGAAATGCTGCGGGCGCAACCTGTAA
- the ilvD gene encoding dihydroxy-acid dehydratase (Evidence 2a : Function from experimental evidences in other organisms; PubMedId : 12193635, 12618455, 15060025, 24163341; Product type e : enzyme), whose amino-acid sequence MRSDLMKEGSTRAPHRSLLRALGLTDSEMKRPFIAVVNSASDYIPGHRHLKEIGEAVKAGIRSAGGVPFEFNTIGVCDGLSMNHKGMKYSLCSRELIADSVEVMLTAHPMDAAVFIPNCDKIVPGMLLAACRMNLPSIFVSGGPMLPGLHNGVRFGLSEMFEAVGSYAAGKIDAAELTELENCACPTCGSCSGMYTANSMNCLSEAIGLALPGNGSIPAVMSARIRLAKEAGERIMELYRQNIRPGDILTAKAFENALRSEMALGCSTNTVLHLTAVAYEMGVGLDIADIDRISRETPQICKLNPASQVFITDLNEVGGIPAVLKELSRGGMIHEDCLTVSGTVGDRLRQAPDADGEIIRRLGHPFRKDGGIAVLKGNIAPEGAVVKQGAVAPEMMQHSGPARCFDSEEEASDAILSGKIREGDVVVIRYEGPKGGPGMREMLTPTSALTGMGLGSSVALITDGRFSGATRGAAVGHVSPEAAVGGPIALVRDGDLIDVDITNRTLNLHVDKAELETRRGAWKAPHKELSGYLKRYAQQVTSGARGAVFEK is encoded by the coding sequence ATGAGAAGCGATCTGATGAAAGAAGGTTCCACCCGCGCCCCGCACCGCTCCCTTCTGCGCGCGCTCGGCCTGACCGACAGTGAAATGAAACGCCCGTTCATCGCGGTGGTCAACTCCGCCAGCGACTACATACCGGGCCACCGCCACCTGAAGGAAATCGGCGAGGCGGTCAAGGCCGGAATCCGCAGCGCGGGCGGCGTGCCGTTTGAATTCAACACGATCGGCGTGTGCGACGGCCTTTCCATGAACCACAAGGGCATGAAATATTCGCTGTGCTCGCGCGAGCTGATCGCCGACTCCGTCGAGGTGATGCTGACGGCGCACCCGATGGACGCCGCCGTGTTTATCCCCAACTGCGACAAGATCGTCCCCGGCATGCTGCTGGCGGCCTGCCGCATGAACCTGCCCAGCATCTTCGTCAGCGGCGGCCCCATGCTGCCGGGGCTTCACAACGGCGTGCGCTTCGGCCTTTCGGAAATGTTCGAGGCCGTCGGCAGCTACGCGGCCGGAAAAATCGACGCGGCTGAGCTGACCGAGCTGGAAAACTGCGCCTGTCCCACCTGCGGCTCCTGCTCCGGCATGTACACGGCCAATTCCATGAACTGCCTGTCCGAGGCGATCGGCCTGGCCCTGCCGGGCAACGGCAGCATACCGGCCGTCATGTCCGCGCGGATCCGCCTTGCCAAAGAGGCGGGCGAACGGATCATGGAGCTGTACCGTCAGAACATCCGCCCCGGCGACATCCTGACTGCAAAGGCCTTTGAAAATGCGCTGCGCAGCGAGATGGCGCTCGGCTGCTCCACCAACACGGTCCTTCACCTGACCGCGGTCGCGTATGAAATGGGCGTCGGCCTCGACATCGCCGACATCGACCGCATCAGCCGCGAGACCCCGCAAATCTGCAAGCTGAACCCCGCAAGCCAGGTGTTCATCACCGACCTGAACGAGGTCGGCGGGATCCCGGCGGTTCTGAAGGAGCTTTCCCGCGGCGGCATGATCCACGAGGACTGCCTGACCGTGTCCGGCACGGTCGGCGACCGCCTGCGCCAGGCTCCGGATGCCGACGGGGAAATCATCCGCCGGCTGGGGCATCCGTTCCGCAAAGACGGCGGCATCGCCGTGCTGAAAGGGAACATCGCGCCCGAGGGCGCCGTGGTAAAGCAGGGCGCCGTGGCCCCCGAAATGATGCAGCACAGCGGCCCGGCCCGCTGCTTCGACAGCGAAGAGGAAGCCTCCGACGCGATCCTTTCCGGGAAAATCCGCGAGGGCGACGTGGTCGTGATCCGCTACGAAGGGCCGAAGGGCGGGCCGGGCATGCGCGAAATGCTGACCCCGACCTCCGCGCTTACGGGCATGGGGCTGGGCTCCAGCGTCGCGCTCATCACGGACGGGCGCTTTTCCGGCGCGACGCGCGGCGCGGCCGTAGGGCACGTTTCCCCGGAAGCGGCCGTCGGCGGCCCCATCGCCCTGGTCCGCGACGGCGACCTGATCGACGTGGACATCACGAACCGCACGCTGAACCTTCACGTGGACAAAGCAGAGCTGGAAACCCGCCGCGGGGCCTGGAAGGCGCCGCATAAAGAGCTTTCGGGCTACCTCAAGCGCTATGCGCAGCAGGTGACCTCCGGCGCGCGCGGCGCGGTATTTGAAAAATAA
- a CDS encoding conserved protein of unknown function (Evidence 4 : Unknown function but conserved in other organisms), translated as MARDRYLWNAGEETIHRENRQPPPSKKSKWENFWYYHKAHVAIILIVALLAGEFIREMVLKREPDYEVALLTQSGYSDRFLTALENELEKYGTDLNKDGRVLVQVNSYVIVTQKGVQVQDPNVQIASVARFSVDLQNGHSMIYLTDDANFQEIRKQGEAFTYVDGSLPAKNAKDDGNMRVPWEKCKLLADFQPKLGEEANAAEEARAVQSLKGLSISMRAIEGTPLAEKEGIREYYTASRRLFEKLIYGR; from the coding sequence TTGGCACGCGACAGATACCTGTGGAATGCCGGTGAGGAAACCATTCACCGGGAAAACCGGCAGCCTCCCCCGAGCAAAAAAAGCAAATGGGAAAACTTCTGGTACTATCACAAGGCGCACGTGGCGATTATTCTGATCGTCGCCCTGCTGGCGGGGGAATTCATCCGCGAGATGGTTCTGAAAAGGGAGCCCGATTACGAGGTGGCCCTGCTGACGCAGTCCGGTTATTCCGACAGGTTCCTCACGGCCCTGGAAAACGAACTCGAAAAATACGGCACAGACCTCAACAAAGACGGGCGGGTGCTGGTTCAGGTCAATTCCTATGTGATCGTGACGCAGAAGGGCGTTCAGGTTCAGGACCCGAACGTCCAGATCGCGAGCGTGGCCCGCTTTTCCGTAGATCTGCAGAACGGCCACAGCATGATTTACCTGACGGATGACGCCAATTTTCAGGAAATCAGGAAACAGGGCGAAGCGTTCACCTATGTGGATGGCTCCCTGCCCGCAAAAAACGCAAAGGACGACGGCAACATGCGCGTTCCGTGGGAAAAGTGTAAGCTGCTCGCGGATTTTCAGCCGAAGCTCGGCGAGGAAGCGAACGCCGCGGAAGAGGCCCGCGCCGTTCAAAGCCTGAAGGGCCTGAGCATCAGCATGCGCGCCATAGAAGGCACCCCGCTGGCCGAAAAAGAGGGAATTCGGGAATATTACACCGCAAGCCGCAGGCTTTTCGAAAAGCTGATCTACGGCCGGTAA
- the lysS gene encoding lysyl-tRNA synthetase (Evidence 2a : Function from experimental evidences in other organisms; PubMedId : 12682299, 14623972, 20649968; Product type e : enzyme) codes for MSNNTKEPVQEEQDEQDLSELLRIRREKLAALQQEGKDPFQITVCKRTAFAQEIRDRFDELENKDVTIAGRIMSWRHMGKASFLDLYDRTGRIQVYLKIDQVGEDVYRDLANWDIGDIAAVSGYVFRTRRGEISIHARSVTLLSKSLLPLPDKFHGLKDTDLRYRQRYVDLIVNPEVKETFIKRSKIIRTIRSILDDKGYIEVETPVLNTIPGGAAARPFITHHNTLDIDLYLRIAPELYLKRLIVGGMEKVYEIGRLFRNEGMDVKHNPEFTTIELYEAYTDYHGMMDLTEKLINACAREVCGTEEITYQGEPVSLKLPFRRLSMNDAIKEQTGVDFLSFAGDTEKAREAAKQIGLAPKPSDSWGDIMNLAFEERVEEQLVQPTFIYDYPVEVSPLTKRKKGVPQLVERFELFATHREFANAYSELNDPIDQRARFQRQMELRAAGDEEANMIDEDFLTALEYGMPPTGGMGMGIDRLAMLLTDSASIRDVLLFPTMKPRE; via the coding sequence ATGAGCAACAACACCAAAGAACCGGTACAGGAAGAGCAGGACGAACAGGACCTGAGTGAGCTTTTGAGGATCCGCCGCGAAAAGCTGGCGGCGCTTCAGCAGGAGGGAAAAGACCCTTTCCAGATCACCGTGTGCAAACGCACCGCTTTCGCGCAGGAAATCCGCGACCGCTTTGACGAGCTGGAAAACAAAGACGTCACCATCGCCGGCCGCATCATGAGCTGGCGCCACATGGGCAAGGCCAGCTTTCTGGACCTTTACGACCGCACCGGCCGCATTCAGGTTTACCTGAAGATCGACCAGGTGGGCGAGGACGTCTACCGGGACCTGGCAAACTGGGACATCGGCGACATCGCCGCCGTCTCGGGCTATGTGTTCCGCACTCGCCGGGGCGAAATCTCCATCCACGCCAGAAGCGTCACGCTTCTTTCCAAGTCCCTTCTTCCCCTGCCGGACAAGTTCCACGGGCTGAAGGACACCGACCTGCGCTACCGGCAGCGCTATGTGGACCTGATCGTCAATCCCGAAGTGAAGGAAACCTTCATCAAGCGCAGCAAGATCATCAGGACCATCCGCTCGATTCTGGATGACAAGGGCTATATCGAGGTCGAAACCCCCGTGCTCAACACCATCCCGGGCGGCGCCGCGGCAAGGCCGTTCATCACGCATCACAACACGCTGGATATCGACCTGTACCTGCGCATCGCGCCGGAGCTTTACCTGAAGCGCCTGATCGTGGGCGGCATGGAAAAAGTGTATGAGATCGGCCGCCTGTTCCGCAATGAAGGCATGGATGTCAAGCACAACCCCGAATTCACGACGATCGAGCTTTACGAAGCCTACACCGACTACCACGGCATGATGGACCTGACCGAAAAGCTGATCAACGCCTGTGCCAGAGAGGTGTGCGGCACCGAAGAGATCACCTATCAGGGGGAGCCGGTCAGCCTGAAGCTCCCGTTCCGCCGCCTTTCGATGAACGACGCGATCAAAGAGCAGACGGGCGTCGATTTCCTGTCGTTTGCGGGGGACACGGAAAAAGCACGCGAAGCCGCGAAGCAAATCGGCCTCGCGCCGAAGCCGTCCGACTCGTGGGGCGACATCATGAATCTGGCTTTCGAGGAGCGCGTGGAAGAGCAACTGGTACAGCCGACCTTTATTTACGACTACCCGGTCGAGGTCTCTCCGCTGACCAAGCGTAAAAAAGGGGTTCCCCAGCTGGTGGAACGGTTCGAGTTGTTCGCCACACACCGGGAATTCGCGAACGCCTATTCCGAGCTGAACGACCCGATCGACCAGCGCGCCCGCTTTCAGCGCCAGATGGAGCTGCGCGCCGCGGGCGACGAAGAAGCCAACATGATCGACGAGGATTTCCTGACCGCGCTGGAATACGGCATGCCGCCCACCGGGGGCATGGGCATGGGGATCGACCGGCTCGCGATGCTGCTGACCGACAGCGCGTCGATCCGCGACGTGCTTCTCTTCCCCACTATGAAACCCAGGGAGTGA
- the greA gene encoding Transcription elongation factor GreA, producing the protein MAKQVVLTREGLEALEQELEQLKSVKRKEIAEKIKVALSFGDLSENSEYDEAKNEQAIMEARIADIEVTLKNVKVIDEDELGNENIHIGSKVEVRVTPEGKPSSIREYKIVGSNEVSPLEGKISDESAVGKALLGHGIGDKVPVEVPAGIVEYEVLAISK; encoded by the coding sequence ATGGCAAAGCAGGTCGTTCTGACACGCGAAGGGCTGGAAGCGCTGGAACAGGAGCTGGAGCAGCTGAAATCCGTCAAGCGCAAAGAGATTGCGGAAAAAATAAAGGTTGCCTTGTCTTTCGGCGACCTTTCGGAAAACAGCGAATACGACGAGGCCAAAAATGAGCAGGCCATTATGGAGGCCCGCATCGCGGATATCGAAGTGACGCTCAAAAACGTCAAGGTCATCGACGAGGATGAGCTGGGCAACGAGAACATCCACATCGGCTCCAAAGTGGAAGTGCGGGTGACGCCCGAGGGCAAGCCCTCATCCATCCGCGAATACAAAATCGTGGGCTCCAACGAAGTGAGCCCGCTGGAAGGCAAAATCTCCGACGAATCGGCCGTCGGCAAGGCTCTTCTCGGCCATGGGATCGGCGACAAGGTGCCCGTGGAGGTTCCTGCGGGGATCGTGGAGTACGAGGTTCTTGCCATTTCCAAATGA
- a CDS encoding Peptidase S41 yields MSKKLSLGAALALMIIAAAVTVSLTYVYAMNRFNKKVADVNQRQAMYTKLSEIDQKSRQDYIGKINETALNDGIAAGYMAGLTNGNGKYLSAEKYKSYLSGSSDKNVGVGIRTIQDGDGNMEVVEVFPNSPAEKSGIKKGDVILSIDGREVIRTSYGEAVNSLDGAAGTSVSFSILRKTEGADTKDAASRVTVPVTRAEYRRSTLSSSVINGNVGYLSISEFQASTKEQFTDAINSLTEKKVAGLVIDLRNNSGGDMAAMAEVLDPLLPAGGTVSYEDKTGKKTEEFRSKSSQIPLPVSVIVNRSTFGAAELFAADIKDYKRGKLIGEKTAGYGTKDEVLPLSDGSAIMLSVAYYTRINGDAFNGKGIDADLKATLTDSQKELLLRRSLAPLDDPQVQTAVTALVQQGADVAQIPGTDSVSSAGGESGADSSSGTNSR; encoded by the coding sequence ATGAGCAAAAAGCTATCGCTCGGCGCGGCCCTTGCCCTGATGATCATCGCGGCGGCCGTCACGGTCTCTCTCACCTATGTCTACGCCATGAATCGATTCAATAAAAAAGTGGCAGACGTCAACCAGCGTCAGGCCATGTACACGAAGCTGAGCGAAATCGACCAGAAGTCGAGGCAGGACTATATCGGGAAGATTAATGAAACCGCGCTGAACGACGGGATCGCGGCGGGGTATATGGCCGGCCTGACGAACGGGAACGGCAAATACCTGTCCGCCGAAAAGTATAAGAGCTATCTGAGCGGAAGCTCCGATAAAAACGTCGGCGTCGGGATCCGTACCATTCAGGATGGCGACGGCAACATGGAAGTCGTCGAGGTCTTCCCGAACTCGCCCGCGGAAAAAAGCGGAATCAAAAAGGGCGACGTGATCCTGTCGATCGACGGGCGCGAAGTGATCCGCACCAGCTACGGGGAAGCGGTCAACAGCTTGGACGGCGCGGCCGGGACATCCGTTTCGTTTTCCATTCTGCGCAAGACGGAAGGCGCGGACACAAAGGATGCGGCCTCCCGCGTCACCGTCCCCGTGACGCGCGCGGAATACCGGCGCAGCACACTTTCTTCCTCCGTCATCAACGGGAACGTGGGCTACCTTTCCATTTCGGAATTCCAGGCTTCCACAAAGGAGCAGTTCACCGACGCGATCAATTCCCTGACCGAAAAAAAGGTCGCGGGTCTTGTGATCGACCTGCGCAACAATTCCGGCGGGGACATGGCAGCGATGGCCGAAGTGCTCGATCCGCTTCTTCCCGCCGGCGGCACCGTGAGCTATGAGGACAAAACGGGCAAAAAGACCGAGGAGTTCCGCTCCAAGTCCTCCCAGATCCCCCTGCCCGTCAGCGTGATCGTGAACCGGAGCACCTTTGGGGCGGCCGAGCTGTTCGCCGCCGACATCAAGGATTATAAAAGGGGAAAGCTGATCGGGGAGAAAACGGCGGGTTACGGCACGAAAGACGAAGTGCTCCCGCTTTCGGACGGCTCCGCGATCATGCTTTCCGTCGCTTATTACACGCGCATCAACGGGGATGCGTTCAACGGAAAGGGAATCGACGCGGACCTGAAAGCCACCCTGACCGACAGCCAGAAGGAGCTTCTGCTGCGCAGGTCCCTTGCGCCGCTGGATGACCCGCAGGTTCAGACAGCCGTGACGGCGCTGGTCCAGCAGGGCGCGGATGTGGCGCAGATCCCCGGAACGGACAGCGTCTCTTCCGCCGGGGGCGAAAGCGGCGCGGATTCCTCTTCCGGGACAAATAGCCGTTGA
- a CDS encoding Membrane proteins related to metalloendopeptidases, with protein sequence MAGKSYHKLAAVFLAAVLALATAAGHTPAQAASSISSLQQKQSQLKKQQSETAAKLKQLKQDRNKQQEYKETLDTQIQNIQSQIDTMNDQIGALNADITSKESQIADKQKNIDKNFEQLKERVRAIYLMGESSNLEIVLGAKDLTDFLDKAELMRSITSHDSEIIDSLKTDLQSIKSQKEQIEANRQQVSEAKKGLDQKNTDLSALVNESNQVIQKLNSSVVEANSENNRVAEERKKVDAQIDQWYKDYYANQGDNNDNHASGGYVSKGQFIWPAPGVTKITAYWGDGRGHKGIDIAGASAYGKPIVAADSGRVMLANHSGWGGGYGLCVYIDHGGGYSTRYGHASRVVVNTGDIVKQGQVIAYIGSTGDSTGPHLHFEIRVNGVAQNPLKWFS encoded by the coding sequence TTGGCTGGTAAAAGCTACCACAAGCTGGCCGCCGTGTTCCTTGCGGCCGTCCTTGCTCTGGCCACGGCGGCCGGCCATACCCCGGCCCAGGCCGCGTCGTCTATCAGCAGCCTTCAGCAGAAACAGAGCCAGCTCAAAAAGCAGCAGAGTGAAACGGCGGCCAAGCTGAAGCAGCTGAAGCAGGACAGAAACAAGCAACAGGAATACAAGGAAACGCTGGATACCCAGATCCAGAATATCCAGAGCCAGATCGACACAATGAACGATCAGATCGGCGCGCTGAACGCCGACATCACGAGCAAGGAAAGCCAAATTGCGGACAAGCAGAAGAATATCGACAAAAATTTCGAGCAGCTGAAAGAGCGGGTGCGCGCGATTTACCTGATGGGTGAATCCTCGAACCTTGAAATCGTTCTCGGCGCGAAAGACCTGACCGACTTTCTGGACAAGGCGGAGCTGATGAGATCCATCACGTCGCATGATTCGGAGATCATCGACAGCCTGAAGACGGACCTTCAGTCCATCAAATCCCAGAAGGAGCAAATCGAGGCGAACCGCCAGCAGGTATCCGAAGCGAAAAAGGGCCTGGACCAGAAGAACACCGATCTGTCGGCCCTGGTAAACGAAAGCAATCAGGTGATCCAGAAGCTGAACAGCAGCGTCGTCGAGGCGAACTCCGAAAACAACCGCGTCGCCGAAGAGCGCAAAAAGGTAGACGCGCAGATCGACCAGTGGTACAAGGATTATTATGCCAATCAGGGGGACAATAACGATAACCACGCGAGCGGCGGATACGTCAGCAAGGGCCAGTTCATCTGGCCGGCGCCCGGCGTCACGAAGATCACCGCCTACTGGGGCGACGGCCGGGGCCACAAGGGCATCGACATCGCAGGCGCCAGCGCTTACGGCAAACCGATCGTCGCCGCGGATTCCGGCAGGGTGATGCTGGCAAACCACAGCGGCTGGGGCGGCGGCTACGGGCTCTGCGTCTACATAGACCACGGCGGCGGATACTCCACCCGCTACGGACACGCCAGCAGGGTGGTCGTCAATACGGGCGACATCGTCAAGCAGGGGCAGGTCATCGCCTATATCGGCAGCACGGGTGATTCCACCGGGCCTCACCTGCATTTTGAGATCCGTGTCAACGGGGTCGCCCAGAATCCGTTGAAGTGGTTCAGCTAA
- a CDS encoding Cell division protein FtsX, producing MKISSAKYLIKEGVRNIWINRMMSFASIGVLVSCLLLTGAAILFSLNINTAMQKLEQDNSVTVYMKDGLPTLKSIQVGEEIKKLDNVESCEFVPKAEALESIMKSMGDDGTIFNSLVGSENPLNDVFKVSLADLSKYKETAKQIGSLDGVYKVRDYSDIAAKLTSLDRLVTTAGFWIVLILSLVSLFIISNTIRVTMFSRRLEISVMKSVGATDGFVRLPFMVEGIIIGVFSGVLSSGLLALAYHKILQSITNIVPFFHPIGLGSIFAVIVLCFILAGALFGAVGGGISIGKYLRREGGDFIGW from the coding sequence ATGAAAATCAGTAGCGCAAAATACCTCATCAAGGAAGGCGTCAGGAACATCTGGATCAACCGCATGATGTCGTTCGCCTCCATCGGAGTTCTCGTTTCCTGTCTGCTGCTGACGGGCGCGGCGATCCTGTTCTCGCTGAACATCAACACGGCCATGCAGAAGCTGGAGCAGGACAACTCCGTTACCGTATATATGAAGGACGGCCTGCCAACACTCAAATCGATCCAGGTGGGCGAGGAAATCAAAAAGCTGGACAACGTGGAAAGCTGCGAATTCGTGCCGAAGGCCGAGGCGCTCGAATCCATCATGAAATCCATGGGCGACGACGGAACCATCTTCAACAGCCTGGTGGGCAGCGAAAATCCGCTCAACGACGTTTTCAAGGTGTCGCTCGCCGACCTTTCCAAGTACAAGGAGACGGCAAAGCAGATCGGCTCGCTGGACGGCGTGTACAAGGTGCGCGATTACTCGGACATCGCCGCCAAGCTGACCAGCCTGGACCGCCTGGTGACGACCGCCGGATTCTGGATCGTCCTGATCCTGAGCCTGGTGTCCCTGTTCATCATCTCCAACACCATCCGCGTGACGATGTTCTCGCGCCGGCTGGAAATCAGCGTGATGAAATCGGTGGGCGCGACCGACGGCTTCGTGCGTCTTCCCTTTATGGTGGAGGGCATCATCATCGGCGTGTTTTCCGGGGTCCTGTCCAGCGGGCTTCTGGCCCTGGCTTACCATAAGATTCTGCAGAGCATCACAAACATCGTGCCGTTTTTCCATCCCATAGGGCTCGGCTCGATCTTCGCAGTGATTGTTCTGTGCTTTATCCTGGCCGGCGCCTTATTCGGCGCGGTCGGCGGCGGAATATCCATTGGAAAATACCTGCGAAGAGAAGGAGGAGATTTTATTGGCTGGTAA